A part of Fimbriiglobus ruber genomic DNA contains:
- a CDS encoding carboxymuconolactone decarboxylase family protein: MPWINFVPYDRADGDLKKAYEAIYSVYPGEYRDPVPSLVKPDGTEDSIVAVHSLIPEAMRHMMSGLGVLLQPNLPLTRRQQEMIAAVVSVHNRCFY, from the coding sequence ATGCCCTGGATCAACTTCGTGCCCTACGACCGGGCCGACGGCGACTTGAAGAAGGCGTATGAGGCCATCTACTCGGTTTACCCGGGGGAATACCGCGACCCGGTCCCGTCGCTCGTCAAGCCGGACGGGACCGAGGACAGCATCGTGGCCGTCCACAGTCTGATCCCCGAGGCGATGCGGCACATGATGTCTGGCCTGGGCGTTCTCCTGCAACCGAACCTGCCGCTGACGCGCCGCCAGCAGGAGATGATCGCCGCGGTCGTGTCCGTTCACAACAGGTGCTTTTACTGA
- a CDS encoding carboxymuconolactone decarboxylase family protein → MLDFAVRLTAAAYKLTPDDVARLRAVGFDDTGVLQITLIASWFNYINRVADALGVGRPDP, encoded by the coding sequence ATGCTCGACTTCGCCGTCCGCCTGACCGCGGCGGCGTACAAACTCACGCCCGACGACGTGGCCCGGTTGCGGGCCGTCGGGTTCGACGACACCGGCGTCCTCCAGATCACGCTGATCGCCTCGTGGTTCAACTACATCAACCGCGTTGCCGACGCGCTGGGAGTGGGCCGGCCCGACCCCTGA
- a CDS encoding CRTAC1 family protein — MFKILSHLATWPTAGIVSLLALVGGGLYYVTGTSPPVVDAVAPPPSLQYKPRMPIDSGGYGIVTSKVKPWPPTASLEEVADSYRKVGPRLLEVLEKEMASPLFPARLLSQGRLVRASLLNYEGQPAKAYETLSEARTGIEADAELAREWLYTFIYYQGLTALRRGETDNCVLCRGESSCILPIAAAAVHTQPTGSRLAIRHFTEYLDRFPDDLEVRWLLNIAHMTLGEHPAKVDPRYLVSLDRYNHSEFDIGRFRDVGHLVGVNRLNQAGGGILEDFDGDGLLDLVVSSFDPTEPMAYYRNKGDGTFEDRTKEAGIANQVGGGLYCVQADYNNDGHPDVFVCRGAWIQHAVRPSLLRNNGNGTFTDVTEEAGLLDPVNSISASWADYDNDGHLDLYVCNERGPCRLFHNRGNGTFEEVAAKAGVTGGPAGGWKGAAWLDYDNDGYPDLFVNNLNATAALYRNNRDGTFSDVTLKMGIDGPKEGFSCWAWDFDNDGYLDIFATCYQRTLGDVVKGLMGQPHGCQSSKLYRNLGGKGFQDVTKEAGLDMAFSTMGSNFGDFDNDGYPDFYLGTGDPLLSTLIPNRMFKNVGGKRFAEITGTSGTGHLQKGHGVACGDWDRNGTVDVFIEMGGAINGDKYHNILFQNPGQGNNWLSVKLVGRKTNQSAIGARIKVQTAGPQPLTVHRHVSSGSSFGANPLEQHVGLGKADRVAVVEIYWPTSGTTQVFRDVPVNRGIEVTEFATDYKTREWKPIPLPKDGGGK, encoded by the coding sequence ATGTTCAAGATCCTTTCTCACCTGGCGACCTGGCCGACCGCCGGGATCGTGTCCCTGCTCGCCCTGGTCGGTGGCGGTCTTTACTATGTGACCGGCACGAGCCCGCCGGTGGTGGACGCCGTCGCGCCGCCGCCGTCGTTGCAATACAAGCCCCGCATGCCAATCGACAGCGGCGGCTACGGCATCGTCACCAGCAAGGTCAAGCCGTGGCCGCCAACAGCCTCCCTCGAAGAGGTCGCCGACTCTTACCGGAAAGTTGGCCCGCGCCTCCTTGAGGTTCTTGAGAAGGAAATGGCCAGCCCGTTGTTTCCCGCCCGGCTCCTGTCTCAGGGGCGGCTCGTTCGCGCCAGCCTTCTGAACTACGAGGGGCAACCGGCCAAGGCGTACGAGACCCTGTCGGAAGCGCGGACGGGAATCGAGGCCGACGCCGAGCTCGCCCGGGAGTGGTTGTACACGTTCATTTATTACCAGGGTCTGACGGCGCTGCGTCGCGGGGAGACGGACAACTGCGTGCTGTGCCGGGGCGAGAGTTCGTGCATCCTTCCGATCGCGGCGGCGGCCGTCCACACCCAGCCGACGGGGTCGCGGCTGGCGATCCGCCACTTCACCGAATACCTCGACCGGTTCCCGGACGACCTGGAAGTCCGGTGGCTGCTGAACATCGCCCACATGACGCTCGGCGAACATCCCGCCAAGGTCGACCCGCGCTACCTGGTCTCCCTCGACCGGTACAACCACTCGGAGTTCGACATCGGTCGGTTCCGGGATGTTGGGCATTTAGTCGGGGTGAACCGGCTCAACCAAGCGGGGGGCGGGATTCTGGAGGACTTCGACGGCGACGGTCTCCTGGATCTCGTCGTCAGTTCGTTCGACCCGACCGAGCCGATGGCGTATTACCGCAATAAGGGTGACGGGACGTTCGAGGACCGGACCAAGGAGGCGGGGATCGCGAACCAGGTCGGCGGCGGGTTGTATTGCGTACAGGCGGATTACAACAACGACGGCCACCCGGACGTATTCGTCTGTCGCGGGGCCTGGATACAGCACGCGGTGCGGCCGAGTCTCCTGCGCAACAACGGGAACGGGACGTTTACCGACGTGACGGAGGAAGCCGGCCTCCTCGACCCGGTGAACTCGATTTCCGCGTCGTGGGCGGACTACGACAACGACGGCCACCTCGACCTGTACGTCTGCAACGAACGGGGTCCGTGCCGGCTGTTCCACAACCGGGGGAACGGCACGTTCGAGGAGGTGGCAGCGAAGGCCGGCGTGACCGGCGGCCCGGCCGGCGGGTGGAAGGGGGCGGCGTGGCTCGATTACGACAACGACGGCTACCCCGACCTGTTCGTCAACAACCTGAACGCCACCGCGGCGCTGTACCGGAACAACCGCGACGGCACCTTTTCGGACGTCACGCTCAAGATGGGGATCGACGGCCCGAAGGAAGGGTTCTCGTGCTGGGCGTGGGACTTCGACAACGACGGGTACCTGGACATCTTCGCCACCTGCTACCAGCGCACACTGGGAGATGTCGTGAAGGGCCTGATGGGCCAGCCACACGGGTGCCAGTCGAGCAAGTTGTATCGCAATCTGGGCGGGAAAGGGTTCCAGGACGTGACGAAGGAAGCCGGCCTCGACATGGCGTTCTCGACGATGGGCAGTAACTTCGGCGACTTCGACAACGACGGCTACCCGGACTTCTACCTGGGCACCGGCGACCCGTTGTTGAGCACGTTAATACCGAACCGGATGTTCAAGAACGTGGGCGGGAAGCGGTTCGCGGAGATCACCGGGACGTCGGGGACGGGACACCTGCAGAAGGGCCACGGGGTCGCGTGCGGTGACTGGGACCGCAACGGCACGGTCGACGTCTTCATCGAGATGGGCGGGGCGATTAACGGGGACAAGTACCACAACATTCTGTTCCAGAACCCGGGCCAGGGGAACAACTGGCTGTCGGTCAAGCTCGTCGGCCGGAAGACGAACCAGTCGGCGATCGGGGCTCGGATCAAGGTGCAGACGGCCGGCCCCCAACCGTTGACGGTCCACCGGCACGTGTCGAGCGGGAGTAGCTTCGGGGCCAACCCGCTCGAGCAGCACGTCGGGCTGGGTAAGGCGGACCGGGTCGCGGTGGTCGAGATCTACTGGCCGACGAGCGGGACGACGCAGGTGTTCCGGGACGTGCCGGTGAACCGGGGGATCGAGGTGACGGAGTTCGCCACCGACTACAAGACACGCGAGTGGAAGCCGATCCCGCTGCCCAAGGATGGCGGCGGAAAATAG
- a CDS encoding CRTAC1 family protein, protein MRKTLSHPATWLIAAGVSLLAVGAGLYLGAGTTPPPTDVVSPPPPPQHEPRKSFDTSGFLTVADKLKPWPPTASLEEVADSYRKAGYRLLGVLDQEMAKPSLSSRQRTQGRLVRAVLLNYEGEPAKAYQALSEARAEIEADAGGAREWLFTFIFYQGVTALRRGETDNCVLCRGESSCILPIAAAAVHTQPTGSRLAIQHFTEYLDRFPDDLEVRWLLNITHMTLGEHPAKVDPRYLVSLDRYTHSEFDIGRFRDVGHLVGVNRLNQAGGVIMDDFDGDDLPDIVVSSFDPTEAMVFYRNKGDGTFEDRTKEAGLSNQIGGGLYCVQGDYNNDGHPDVYVCRGAWLLYPVRPSLLRNDGNGTFTDVTAEAGLLDPVNSISASWADYDNDGHLDLFVCNETGPCRLYRNRGNGTFEEVAGKAGVSGGPAGGWKGVAWVDYDNDGYPDLFVNNMTTTAALFRNNRDGTFSNVTAKMGIDGPRQGFSCWAWDFDNDGYLDIFASCYDRALGDVVKGLTGQPHSRRYSNKLYRNLGGKKFQDVTKEAGLDVVMSPMGSNFGDFDNDGYLDFYMGTGDPSLFLLVPNRMFKNVGGKRFAEITGTSGTGHLQKGHAVACGDWDRNGTVDVFIEMGGAVNGDKYHNILFQNPGQGNNWLSVKLVGKKSNRSAIGARIKVQTAGPQPLTVHRHVSSGSSFGANPLEQHVGLGKADRVAVLEVYWPTSGTTQVFRDVPVNRGIEVTEFATDYRTLDRKPIPLPKGGEQAIGR, encoded by the coding sequence ATGCGCAAGACGCTCTCCCACCCGGCGACCTGGCTAATCGCCGCGGGCGTGTCCCTGCTCGCCGTCGGCGCCGGCCTGTACCTCGGGGCGGGCACGACCCCACCGCCGACGGACGTCGTCTCGCCGCCACCGCCGCCGCAACACGAGCCCCGCAAGTCGTTCGACACCTCCGGCTTCCTCACCGTCGCCGACAAGCTCAAACCGTGGCCGCCGACGGCCTCCCTGGAAGAAGTCGCCGACTCTTACCGGAAGGCCGGCTACCGCCTCCTCGGAGTTCTCGATCAAGAAATGGCCAAACCGTCGCTGTCCTCCCGGCAACGAACCCAGGGCCGCCTCGTCCGGGCCGTTCTCCTGAACTACGAGGGGGAACCGGCCAAGGCGTACCAGGCCCTGTCGGAGGCGCGGGCGGAAATCGAGGCCGACGCCGGGGGCGCCAGAGAGTGGTTGTTCACGTTCATCTTTTATCAGGGGGTGACGGCGCTGCGGCGCGGGGAGACGGACAACTGCGTGCTGTGCCGGGGGGAGAGTTCGTGCATCCTTCCGATCGCGGCGGCGGCCGTCCACACCCAGCCGACGGGGTCGCGGCTGGCGATTCAGCACTTCACCGAATACCTCGACCGGTTCCCCGACGACCTGGAGGTCCGGTGGCTGCTGAACATCACCCACATGACGCTCGGCGAGCATCCCGCCAAGGTCGACCCGCGGTACCTGGTTTCCCTCGACCGATACACCCACTCGGAGTTCGACATCGGGCGGTTCCGGGACGTCGGCCACCTGGTCGGGGTGAACCGGCTCAACCAGGCGGGCGGGGTGATCATGGACGACTTCGACGGCGACGATCTCCCTGACATCGTTGTCAGCTCGTTCGATCCGACCGAAGCGATGGTGTTCTACCGCAACAAGGGGGACGGGACGTTCGAGGACCGGACCAAGGAGGCGGGGCTGTCGAACCAAATCGGCGGCGGGTTGTATTGCGTGCAGGGGGATTACAACAACGACGGCCACCCGGACGTCTACGTCTGCCGCGGGGCGTGGCTGCTTTACCCGGTGCGGCCGAGCCTCTTACGCAACGACGGGAACGGGACGTTTACCGACGTGACCGCGGAGGCGGGTCTCTTGGACCCGGTCAACTCGATTTCCGCGTCGTGGGCGGACTACGACAACGACGGCCACCTCGACCTGTTCGTTTGCAACGAGACCGGCCCCTGTCGGCTTTACCGCAACCGGGGTAACGGCACGTTTGAAGAGGTGGCGGGGAAGGCCGGCGTGTCCGGCGGCCCGGCCGGCGGGTGGAAGGGGGTGGCTTGGGTCGATTACGACAATGACGGCTACCCCGATCTGTTCGTCAACAACATGACCACCACCGCCGCGCTCTTCCGGAACAATCGCGACGGCACCTTCTCCAACGTGACGGCGAAGATGGGGATCGACGGCCCGCGGCAAGGGTTCTCGTGCTGGGCGTGGGACTTCGATAACGACGGGTATCTGGACATCTTCGCCTCCTGTTACGATCGCGCTCTGGGAGACGTGGTGAAGGGTCTGACCGGCCAACCGCACTCGCGCCGTTATTCGAACAAGTTGTACCGCAATCTGGGCGGGAAGAAGTTCCAGGACGTGACCAAGGAGGCTGGCCTCGACGTGGTCATGTCGCCCATGGGGAGCAATTTCGGCGACTTCGACAACGACGGCTACCTCGACTTCTACATGGGCACCGGCGACCCGTCGTTGTTCTTGCTGGTGCCGAACCGGATGTTCAAGAATGTGGGCGGGAAGCGGTTCGCAGAGATCACCGGGACGTCGGGGACAGGGCACCTGCAGAAGGGTCACGCGGTCGCGTGCGGGGACTGGGACCGCAACGGAACGGTGGACGTGTTCATTGAAATGGGGGGCGCGGTCAACGGGGACAAGTACCACAACATCCTGTTCCAGAATCCGGGCCAGGGGAACAACTGGCTGTCGGTGAAACTCGTCGGCAAGAAGTCGAACCGGTCGGCGATCGGGGCGCGGATCAAGGTGCAGACGGCCGGCCCCCAACCGTTGACGGTCCACCGGCACGTGTCGAGCGGGAGTAGCTTCGGGGCCAACCCGCTCGAGCAGCACGTCGGGCTGGGTAAGGCCGACCGGGTCGCGGTGCTTGAGGTCTACTGGCCGACGAGCGGGACGACGCAGGTGTTCCGGGACGTGCCGGTGAACCGGGGGATCGAGGTGACGGAGTTCGCCACCGACTACCGGACGCTCGACCGCAAGCCGATCCCGCTGCCGAAGGGTGGCGAGCAAGCAATAGGGAGATGA
- a CDS encoding CRTAC1 family protein encodes MTKTFSRTMVWRTAGVVCLLAAVGGGLYFGTGTAPPVTSAAPSPPPQYKPRKPFDTAGYATITSLIKPWPPSASLEEVADSHRKIGYRLLGVLDQEMANQVLSSRQRTQGHLVRAALMNYEGEPAKAYQTLTEARAEIEASAGIAEEVLYTFIYYQGLTALRRGETDNCVLCRGESSCILPIAPAAVHTQPTGSRLAIRHFTEYLDRFPDDLEVRWLLNIAHMTLGEYPAGVDPRYLVSLDRYTHSEFDIGRFRDVGHLVGVNRLNQAGGAIMDDFDGDGLLDLVVSCFDPTEPMAFYRNKGDGTFEDRTKEAGLSNQVGGGLYCVQADYNNDGRPDIYVCRGAWLNDVVRPSLLRNNGNGTFTDVTAEAGLLDPVNSISASWADYDNDGYLDLFVCVERGPCRLYRNRGTGTFEEVAVKAGVSGGPDGGWKGAAWVDFDNDGYPDLFVNNLRSTAILYRNNRDGTFSNVTAAMGIDGPKEGFSCWAWDFDNDGYLDIFATSYNRTLADVVKGLIGQPHSRYPNKLYRNLGGKGFQDVTKEAGLDMVFATMGSNFGDFDNDGYLDFYLGTGDPMLSTLVPKRMFKNVGGKRFAEITGSSGTGHLQKGHAVACGDWDRNGTVDIFIEMGGAINGDKYHNILFQNPGQGNNWLSIKLVGKKTNRSAIGARIKVQTAGPEPLTVHRHVSSGSSFGANPLEQHVGLGKADRVAVLEVYWPTSGTTQVFRDVPVNRGIEVTEFATDYKTREWKPIPLPKGN; translated from the coding sequence ATGACCAAAACCTTCTCCCGCACGATGGTCTGGCGAACCGCCGGGGTCGTTTGCCTGCTCGCGGCCGTCGGCGGCGGCCTGTATTTCGGGACCGGCACGGCACCGCCGGTGACGAGCGCCGCCCCGTCGCCCCCGCCGCAATACAAGCCCCGCAAGCCGTTCGACACGGCCGGATACGCCACCATTACGTCACTGATCAAACCCTGGCCGCCCTCGGCCTCCCTCGAAGAGGTCGCCGACTCCCACCGAAAGATCGGCTACCGGCTGCTCGGAGTTCTCGATCAGGAAATGGCCAACCAAGTGCTGTCCTCCCGGCAACGAACCCAGGGCCACCTCGTCCGGGCCGCCCTCATGAACTACGAGGGGGAGCCGGCCAAGGCGTACCAGACCCTGACGGAGGCGCGGGCGGAAATCGAGGCCAGTGCCGGGATCGCCGAAGAGGTGCTGTACACGTTCATTTATTACCAGGGTCTGACGGCGCTGCGGCGCGGGGAGACGGACAACTGCGTGCTGTGCCGGGGCGAGAGTTCGTGCATCCTTCCCATAGCACCGGCGGCCGTCCACACCCAGCCGACCGGGTCGCGGCTGGCGATCCGCCACTTCACCGAATACCTCGACCGGTTCCCCGACGACTTGGAGGTCCGGTGGCTGCTGAACATTGCCCACATGACGCTCGGCGAATATCCCGCCGGGGTCGACCCGCGGTATCTGGTTTCCCTCGACCGGTACACCCACTCGGAGTTCGACATCGGGCGGTTTCGGGACGTCGGCCACCTGGTCGGGGTGAACCGGCTCAACCAGGCGGGGGGGGCGATCATGGACGACTTCGACGGTGACGGGTTGCTCGATCTCGTCGTCAGTTGTTTCGACCCGACGGAGCCGATGGCGTTCTACCGGAACAAGGGGGACGGGACGTTCGAGGACCGAACCAAGGAGGCGGGGCTGTCGAACCAGGTGGGCGGCGGGTTGTACTGCGTGCAGGCGGATTACAACAACGACGGCCGCCCGGACATCTACGTCTGCCGCGGGGCGTGGCTGAACGACGTGGTGCGGCCGAGTCTTCTGCGCAACAACGGGAATGGGACGTTTACCGACGTGACCGCGGAGGCGGGTCTGTTGGACCCGGTGAACTCCATCTCCGCGTCGTGGGCGGACTACGACAACGATGGCTATCTTGACCTGTTCGTCTGCGTCGAGCGGGGCCCGTGTCGGCTCTACCGCAACCGGGGCACCGGGACGTTCGAAGAGGTGGCGGTGAAAGCCGGCGTGTCCGGCGGTCCGGACGGCGGGTGGAAGGGGGCGGCCTGGGTCGACTTCGACAACGACGGCTACCCCGATCTGTTCGTCAACAATCTGAGAAGCACCGCGATACTCTATCGGAATAATCGGGACGGCACCTTCTCCAACGTCACGGCGGCGATGGGCATCGACGGCCCGAAGGAAGGGTTCTCGTGTTGGGCGTGGGACTTCGACAACGACGGGTACCTGGACATCTTCGCCACCTCCTACAACCGCACGCTCGCGGACGTAGTAAAAGGCTTGATCGGCCAACCGCACTCGCGATATCCCAACAAGTTGTATCGCAATCTGGGCGGGAAGGGGTTCCAAGATGTCACGAAAGAAGCCGGTCTCGACATGGTGTTCGCGACGATGGGGAGCAATTTCGGCGACTTCGACAACGACGGCTACCTCGACTTCTACCTGGGCACCGGCGACCCGATGTTGAGTACATTGGTGCCGAAGAGGATGTTCAAGAACGTGGGTGGGAAACGGTTCGCGGAGATCACCGGGTCGTCGGGGACGGGTCATTTGCAGAAGGGTCACGCGGTCGCGTGCGGGGACTGGGACCGCAACGGGACGGTGGACATCTTCATCGAAATGGGCGGGGCGATTAACGGGGATAAGTACCACAACATCCTGTTCCAGAATCCGGGCCAGGGGAACAACTGGCTATCGATCAAGCTGGTCGGCAAGAAGACCAACCGGTCGGCGATCGGGGCTCGGATCAAGGTGCAGACGGCCGGTCCGGAGCCGCTGACGGTCCACCGGCATGTGTCGAGCGGGAGCAGCTTCGGGGCCAACCCGCTCGAACAGCACGTCGGGCTGGGCAAGGCGGACCGGGTCGCGGTACTTGAGGTCTACTGGCCGACGAGCGGGACGACGCAGGTGTTCCGGGACGTGCCGGTGAACCGGGGGATCGAGGTGACGGAGTTCGCGACCGACTACAAAACACGCGAGTGGAAGCCGATCCCGCTGCCCAAGGGGAATTAG